A genome region from Candidatus Aegiribacteria sp. includes the following:
- the pgsA gene encoding CDP-diacylglycerol--glycerol-3-phosphate 3-phosphatidyltransferase, protein MNWPNRLSIIRILLSPLLMVLLIDNRQGSRIAALVVFAVASLTDLYDGYLARKYGWITNLGKFLDPLADKLLIALALIGLNQIDLVPGWALYLVIGRELLVTGLRSIAAYAGVLILPSRMGKYKTSAQMLSMICYLLFSVLYHDSTGRIGFLSISGMDISSRMDLLLFSADILLLVAVLLSLISGVDYFWRNRSILKRLVQ, encoded by the coding sequence TTGAACTGGCCTAATCGTTTATCCATTATCAGAATACTGTTAAGCCCTCTTCTTATGGTTCTTCTTATTGACAACAGGCAGGGATCCAGGATAGCCGCACTCGTAGTTTTTGCTGTAGCCTCACTTACAGACCTTTACGACGGATATCTCGCAAGAAAATACGGATGGATCACCAACCTTGGCAAATTCCTTGACCCGCTTGCGGACAAACTGCTGATAGCCCTGGCTCTGATAGGCCTTAACCAGATAGACCTTGTTCCCGGCTGGGCTTTATACCTGGTAATAGGAAGGGAACTTCTTGTTACAGGGCTCAGATCCATCGCTGCCTATGCCGGAGTGCTTATTCTCCCGTCCAGAATGGGGAAATACAAAACATCAGCCCAGATGCTTTCCATGATCTGCTATCTGCTCTTCTCCGTGCTCTATCATGACAGTACCGGAAGGATTGGTTTCCTTAGCATCAGCGGCATGGATATTTCCTCCCGGATGGATCTTCTTCTGTTTTCCGCCGATATTCTTCTGCTCGTTGCAGTGCTCCTGTCCCTTATATCGGGCGTGGACTATTTCTGGCGTAACAGGTCGATACTGAAAAGACTGGTTCAGTGA
- a CDS encoding YbaB/EbfC family nucleoid-associated protein has translation MNQKQLKNMMAQAQRMQAGMLKAQEELADERVEGTAADGLVKAVVTGQGELIGLTISSETIDPDDAEILEDLILVAVKNAVNESKKLSKERMDALGIPGMGGLI, from the coding sequence ATGAATCAGAAGCAACTGAAGAATATGATGGCACAGGCGCAAAGAATGCAGGCCGGAATGCTGAAAGCCCAGGAAGAACTTGCCGATGAAAGAGTTGAGGGAACAGCCGCTGACGGTCTTGTTAAAGCAGTAGTTACAGGACAGGGTGAATTGATTGGGCTGACGATATCTTCGGAAACCATTGATCCTGACGATGCAGAGATATTGGAGGATCTTATCCTTGTGGCGGTGAAGAACGCGGTGAACGAGAGCAAAAAACTCTCGAAAGAAAGAATGGATGCTCTTGGAATACCCGGAATGGGGGGTCTGATTTGA
- a CDS encoding CinA family protein codes for MLKAGKTLSTAESCTGGLVGMMLTSVPGSSRWFKGGVIAYSNAVKTDILNVPFSVIEEDGAVSEETVLAMAAGVRKLIGTDFSVSISGIAGPDGGTAEKPVGTVWIAVCGGKSVFAEMKRFAGKRDVVRRKAADYLLAKLYTFIEKEVK; via the coding sequence ATGCTGAAGGCGGGGAAAACCCTTTCAACAGCTGAATCCTGCACAGGCGGATTGGTTGGAATGATGCTGACTTCCGTTCCCGGATCTTCCCGGTGGTTCAAAGGTGGTGTAATAGCCTATTCAAACGCTGTAAAGACAGATATCCTTAATGTTCCCTTCTCCGTAATAGAAGAAGATGGCGCTGTCAGTGAAGAAACTGTACTGGCCATGGCCGCCGGCGTAAGGAAACTGATAGGAACTGATTTCTCGGTTTCCATATCAGGAATAGCGGGGCCCGATGGCGGCACGGCCGAAAAGCCTGTGGGCACAGTTTGGATAGCTGTATGCGGCGGGAAGTCAGTTTTCGCCGAAATGAAAAGATTTGCTGGAAAACGTGACGTGGTCAGGAGGAAGGCGGCTGACTATCTTCTTGCAAAGCTGTATACATTTATTGAGAAAGAGGTGAAGTGA
- the dnaX gene encoding DNA polymerase III subunit gamma/tau, producing the protein MNYLVFARKWRPQTFDEVMSQDHVTITLKNAIDSKRIGHAYLMTGPRGVGKTTTARIFAKAINCENGPTSKPCQKCDSCRNITAGNHMDVREIDGASNRGIDQIRDLREKARYATVSARYKIYIIDEVHMLTNEAFNALLKILEEPPESVIFIFATTQPRKLPDTILSRCQRFDFRHIPVSDMSEYLKREALTEGITLDSTALSMVCRASGGSMRDALSLMDQLVSFSGNDIKGEEVANLLGMVETDLLADIASGMLSGNTSEAIDHVSSSLAEGYSVDELLDALIVFMRNLLLAVTGASNSLSDVPESEKRLLLELSEGLPDVAVLNILRILSGAAIEVRRSSLPRVTLETAIMTASKLSRVFSISNLPPVAERVIEKREKTEREILPDEEISATEAESAPAERNLPKEEIAAKEEADEYTADAEEDQDLKQENTADDEIDEEKEKKTSQEVLGLFDAV; encoded by the coding sequence TTGAATTATCTGGTTTTTGCGCGGAAATGGCGTCCTCAGACATTTGATGAGGTCATGTCACAGGATCATGTTACCATTACACTAAAAAACGCAATCGATTCGAAAAGGATAGGTCATGCCTATCTCATGACCGGGCCCAGGGGTGTAGGAAAAACTACGACCGCCAGAATTTTCGCGAAGGCTATCAACTGTGAAAACGGTCCCACTTCAAAACCCTGCCAGAAATGCGATTCCTGCAGGAATATCACCGCTGGTAATCATATGGATGTCAGGGAAATAGACGGAGCAAGCAACAGGGGAATCGATCAGATAAGAGATCTTCGGGAAAAAGCTCGTTACGCCACCGTTTCGGCAAGATACAAGATTTACATAATCGATGAAGTTCATATGCTTACCAACGAGGCATTCAATGCTCTTCTGAAAATTCTTGAGGAACCACCGGAATCGGTCATCTTTATTTTCGCGACAACCCAACCAAGGAAGCTTCCCGATACGATTTTAAGTAGATGCCAGAGGTTCGATTTCAGGCACATTCCTGTATCCGATATGTCGGAGTATCTGAAAAGGGAAGCTTTAACCGAAGGAATCACTCTTGACAGCACAGCCCTGAGTATGGTGTGCAGGGCAAGCGGGGGAAGCATGCGGGATGCGCTTTCGCTGATGGATCAGCTTGTCAGCTTCTCCGGAAACGATATAAAGGGTGAAGAAGTCGCAAATCTTCTTGGTATGGTGGAAACAGACCTTCTTGCCGATATCGCGTCAGGCATGCTGTCAGGGAATACTTCGGAAGCTATTGATCATGTGTCCAGTTCTCTTGCAGAAGGATACAGTGTAGATGAACTTCTTGACGCCCTTATTGTTTTCATGCGTAATCTCCTGCTCGCTGTTACAGGTGCTTCGAACAGCCTCAGCGATGTTCCGGAATCAGAAAAACGACTGCTTCTGGAACTGTCGGAAGGACTTCCGGATGTGGCGGTTCTGAATATTCTTAGAATACTCAGCGGTGCTGCCATTGAAGTAAGAAGAAGCAGCCTTCCACGTGTAACACTGGAAACGGCCATAATGACAGCATCGAAACTGTCCAGAGTGTTTTCTATAAGTAACCTGCCCCCGGTAGCAGAAAGAGTTATTGAGAAACGAGAGAAAACGGAGCGCGAAATTTTACCGGATGAAGAAATTTCAGCCACTGAGGCAGAGTCTGCCCCGGCAGAAAGGAATCTACCGAAGGAAGAGATTGCCGCAAAAGAAGAAGCAGATGAATACACTGCGGATGCAGAAGAAGATCAGGATCTGAAACAGGAAAACACCGCAGATGATGAAATCGATGAAGAGAAAGAGAAAAAAACATCCCAGGAGGTTCTGGGACTCTTTGATGCCGTCTGA
- a CDS encoding phosphatidylglycerophosphatase A, producing the protein MKIRTPSAGIVVATVFGAGYAPVAPGTAGSLVSAGLYIVLQPGGLLPWALCAFFLVLGYWGSYAGRKRWGGDPSRVVIDEFAGCWISCMAVPSDWGIAGVAVAFALFRVFDIFKPWPVSVFDRMKSATGILLDDVAAGIIAALIIIAGNSISGILQH; encoded by the coding sequence GTGAAGATTCGTACACCGTCAGCCGGTATTGTTGTAGCTACGGTTTTTGGAGCTGGTTACGCCCCTGTTGCTCCCGGAACCGCTGGCAGCTTGGTTTCCGCTGGATTGTACATTGTGCTTCAGCCTGGCGGGCTTCTCCCATGGGCGCTTTGTGCGTTTTTTCTGGTGCTTGGTTACTGGGGAAGCTATGCCGGCAGAAAAAGATGGGGAGGGGATCCATCGAGAGTTGTTATTGATGAGTTCGCCGGATGCTGGATATCATGTATGGCGGTTCCATCAGATTGGGGAATTGCAGGTGTTGCCGTCGCTTTCGCGCTTTTTAGAGTTTTCGACATTTTTAAGCCCTGGCCCGTATCAGTTTTCGACAGAATGAAATCAGCCACAGGGATCCTGCTCGACGATGTAGCCGCAGGTATCATCGCTGCTCTTATTATTATCGCTGGAAATTCTATCAGTGGAATTTTGCAACATTGA
- the recR gene encoding recombination mediator RecR: MSSALFDRLTEQLQRLPGIGRKTAMRLAFNIVDNRELARDLSEALQHVWQNVGECSVCRNITEKDVCDICSSSSRLDSICIVHNPADMRAIEDAGLFRGKYFVLHGFLAPLEGMGPNELGIDKLRKMIDRFEVDEVILALDSTADGEATSSYIARILDKSRAAVTRLARGLPPGASIEFADSLTLSQAFQGRQKV; the protein is encoded by the coding sequence TTGAGTTCAGCCCTCTTTGACAGGCTCACAGAACAGCTTCAAAGGCTTCCAGGTATCGGCAGGAAAACAGCAATGAGGCTGGCTTTCAATATTGTTGATAATAGAGAACTTGCCAGGGACCTTTCCGAAGCACTCCAGCACGTATGGCAGAATGTAGGCGAGTGCTCGGTATGCAGGAATATTACCGAGAAAGACGTATGTGATATTTGTTCCAGCAGTTCACGTCTTGATTCGATCTGTATCGTTCATAATCCCGCTGACATGAGAGCAATTGAGGATGCAGGGCTTTTCAGGGGTAAATACTTTGTGCTTCACGGGTTTCTCGCGCCGCTTGAAGGTATGGGTCCAAATGAACTTGGAATTGACAAACTAAGAAAGATGATCGACAGATTCGAGGTTGATGAGGTTATTCTTGCTCTTGACTCAACAGCTGATGGAGAAGCCACATCTTCGTACATAGCAAGAATCCTGGATAAAAGCCGGGCTGCGGTAACAAGGCTTGCCAGGGGGCTTCCTCCTGGTGCGTCAATTGAGTTTGCCGATTCCCTGACACTGAGCCAGGCTTTCCAGGGAAGACAGAAAGTCTGA
- the recA gene encoding recombinase RecA → MTGKKNSSADKEKALKAAFHQIQKQFGQGAVMRLGENPHMMVDVIPTGSISLDAVLGIGGIPRGRVTEIYGAEASGKTTLALHIIASAQKLGGEVAFIDAEHALDPVYSKNLGVNIDSLLVSQPSNGEQALEITEMLVRSNAVDVIVIDSVAALVPRAEIEGEMGDSHVGLQARLMSQALRKLTGVVSQSNCAVVFINQIRMKIGVMFGNPETTTGGRALKFYSSVRLDVRRIASIKSGDEVIGSRTRIKVVKNKLAPPFRKVECDILHGFGISYEGELIDLGLDNELISRRGTWYSMGDTQLGQGREKSRQFLADNPEIAAALEADLRKVLDIPGPDRDSEEKQEEKE, encoded by the coding sequence ATGACTGGAAAGAAAAACAGTTCCGCTGATAAGGAAAAGGCGCTGAAAGCTGCCTTCCATCAGATTCAGAAGCAATTCGGGCAGGGAGCCGTCATGAGGCTTGGCGAGAACCCGCATATGATGGTTGACGTCATCCCAACCGGTTCAATTTCACTGGATGCCGTCCTCGGTATCGGAGGCATTCCCAGGGGGAGGGTAACAGAAATATATGGAGCTGAGGCATCAGGCAAGACAACGCTGGCGCTCCATATAATCGCGAGCGCTCAGAAATTAGGCGGGGAAGTTGCATTTATTGACGCTGAACATGCTCTTGATCCCGTCTATTCGAAGAATCTGGGCGTGAATATCGACAGTCTTCTTGTATCGCAGCCATCCAACGGAGAACAGGCACTTGAGATAACCGAAATGCTTGTGAGAAGCAATGCGGTTGATGTAATAGTGATAGACTCCGTCGCAGCCCTTGTTCCCAGAGCTGAAATAGAGGGAGAAATGGGCGACAGCCACGTTGGTCTTCAGGCGCGCCTGATGTCCCAGGCTCTCAGAAAACTCACAGGAGTTGTTTCCCAGTCCAATTGCGCTGTAGTGTTCATTAACCAGATACGTATGAAGATCGGTGTAATGTTCGGGAACCCCGAGACTACCACCGGAGGAAGAGCTCTGAAGTTCTACAGCAGCGTTCGGCTGGACGTAAGGCGAATTGCCTCGATAAAGAGTGGAGATGAGGTAATAGGCAGCCGCACAAGAATAAAAGTTGTTAAAAACAAGCTTGCCCCGCCCTTCAGGAAAGTTGAATGTGACATACTTCACGGATTCGGTATTTCCTATGAAGGTGAGCTTATCGACCTTGGTCTTGATAATGAACTGATTTCGCGAAGGGGTACATGGTACTCCATGGGAGATACTCAACTGGGCCAGGGCCGTGAGAAGAGCAGGCAGTTCCTTGCGGACAACCCTGAAATCGCCGCCGCACTTGAAGCCGATCTCAGAAAGGTTCTTGATATACCCGGGCCTGACAGGGATTCTGAAGAGAAGCAGGAGGAGAAAGAATAG
- the thpR gene encoding RNA 2',3'-cyclic phosphodiesterase, translating into MRIFAALELPQKVIKGITDWQKPLMSRYSSLKWVRGDRMHLTLRFFGDIPESGIERIHEILSSWHPGPLKFSICSIGTFGKSGSPSVFWLGGDFPGEVSEIAEKLGRIPDEKGKNSGKRLIPHLTVARQKSSSEIKELDPPGEITGRFTEAAVINSRLTSGGPEYTFLERYDLH; encoded by the coding sequence GTGAGGATATTCGCAGCACTGGAACTGCCTCAGAAGGTTATCAAAGGGATAACTGACTGGCAGAAGCCGCTGATGTCTCGCTACTCATCTCTTAAATGGGTCAGGGGAGACCGAATGCATCTTACGCTACGTTTTTTTGGAGATATTCCTGAATCCGGGATTGAAAGGATTCATGAAATTCTATCCTCATGGCATCCCGGTCCCCTGAAATTCTCCATCTGCAGCATCGGCACATTCGGGAAAAGCGGTTCACCTTCGGTCTTCTGGCTCGGGGGAGATTTCCCGGGGGAAGTCTCCGAAATAGCAGAGAAGCTTGGCCGGATTCCGGATGAAAAGGGGAAAAATAGCGGAAAGAGGCTCATTCCACATCTTACCGTTGCCAGGCAGAAGAGTTCTTCGGAAATAAAGGAGCTTGATCCGCCGGGTGAAATAACGGGCAGATTTACGGAAGCGGCTGTTATAAACAGCAGATTGACCTCGGGCGGTCCAGAATACACATTTCTTGAAAGATACGATTTACATTAA